Proteins found in one Subtercola endophyticus genomic segment:
- a CDS encoding phosphodiesterase — protein MTATSAQYPRPDHFVLHFSDTHFIGTDGPLYGKVDAEGHLVEILSELAASGARPEAIIFTGDLADKGDPKAYEKLRAMVEPAAAAMGSQVIWVMGNHDNRAAFRAGLLDQLPSMKPVDRVYDVNGLRIITLDSTVPGSHYGEVTPEQLDWLAEELASPAPHGTILAMHHPPVPSVLDLAVMVELRDQASLAEVIQGSDVRSIIAGHLHYSSTAMFAGVPVSVASATCYTQDLNVPVGGTLARDGAQAFNLVHVYENTVLHSVVPIGHYAQVSYTDAAATQKILADANVVIDPPVNPHVPAEPPLVIPVLTTATLAEV, from the coding sequence ATGACCGCGACGTCGGCGCAGTATCCACGCCCTGACCACTTCGTTCTCCACTTCAGCGACACGCACTTCATCGGAACCGACGGGCCGCTCTACGGCAAAGTCGACGCCGAGGGTCATCTCGTCGAGATTCTCTCCGAGCTCGCGGCCTCCGGCGCCCGGCCCGAGGCCATCATCTTCACGGGCGACCTGGCAGACAAGGGCGACCCCAAGGCCTACGAGAAGCTGCGTGCGATGGTCGAGCCGGCCGCCGCCGCAATGGGCTCCCAAGTCATCTGGGTCATGGGCAACCACGACAACCGCGCCGCGTTCCGCGCGGGCCTGCTCGACCAGCTGCCGTCGATGAAGCCCGTCGACCGGGTCTACGACGTGAACGGCCTGCGCATCATCACGCTCGACTCCACGGTTCCGGGTTCGCACTACGGCGAGGTCACCCCCGAGCAGCTCGACTGGCTGGCCGAAGAACTCGCCAGCCCCGCCCCGCACGGCACCATTCTGGCCATGCACCACCCGCCCGTTCCCAGCGTGCTCGACCTCGCCGTGATGGTCGAGCTGCGTGACCAGGCCTCGCTGGCCGAGGTCATTCAGGGGTCGGATGTTCGGTCGATCATCGCCGGCCACCTGCACTACTCCTCCACCGCCATGTTCGCCGGTGTTCCCGTGTCGGTTGCGTCGGCCACGTGCTACACGCAAGACCTCAACGTTCCCGTCGGCGGCACGCTCGCCCGCGACGGCGCGCAGGCCTTCAACCTCGTGCACGTCTACGAGAACACCGTGCTGCACTCCGTCGTGCCCATCGGCCACTACGCGCAGGTCTCGTACACCGACGCCGCGGCCACCCAGAAGATTCTCGCCGACGCGAACGTCGTCATCGATCCCCCGGTCAATCCGCACGTGCCCGCCGAGCCTCCGCTGGTCATCCCGGTGTTGACGACCGCGACGCTCGCAGAGGTCTGA
- a CDS encoding magnesium and cobalt transport protein CorA, whose amino-acid sequence MKSMRFSSMIKGITQVRPSSRPITPAPDDTPAEPYEPHSSMVDNAIYLHGKRVLSPDGPAAAIAALNKTPGGMAWIGLYRPSADELLEMENDFDLHPLAIEDAVGAHQRPKLERYAEVFFVVLRSALYVDDREEVEFGELHLFVGPNFVISVRHSESPDLSVVRRRMEGDPDLLALGPIAVLYAIMDAVVDQYAPVVAGLETDIDQIEAQVFEGDPKVSRRIYELSQEVLDFQRATLPLSAMLEALRSQFDQVEGTLELKRAFRDVADHVSVVNDKVDGFRQTLREILTVNATLVAQRQNEDMKKLAETSNHQNDEVKKISAWAAIFFAPTVVTGIYGMNFDFMPELHFVWGYPAAIGLMAALSIGLYIMFKRRGWL is encoded by the coding sequence ATGAAGAGCATGAGATTCTCGAGCATGATCAAGGGCATCACTCAGGTGCGCCCCAGCAGCCGCCCCATCACTCCGGCACCTGACGACACGCCTGCCGAGCCCTACGAGCCGCATTCCAGCATGGTCGACAACGCCATCTACCTTCACGGCAAGCGTGTTCTGTCGCCAGACGGTCCGGCGGCCGCCATCGCTGCGCTCAACAAGACGCCGGGCGGCATGGCCTGGATCGGCCTGTACCGGCCCAGCGCCGATGAACTGCTCGAAATGGAGAACGACTTCGACCTGCATCCGCTGGCCATTGAAGACGCGGTCGGCGCCCACCAACGCCCCAAACTGGAGCGTTATGCCGAGGTCTTCTTCGTGGTGTTGCGCTCTGCGCTGTACGTGGATGATCGTGAAGAAGTCGAATTCGGCGAGTTGCACCTCTTCGTCGGCCCCAACTTCGTGATCTCGGTGCGGCACAGCGAATCGCCCGACCTCTCGGTGGTGCGCCGGCGCATGGAGGGCGACCCCGATCTGCTCGCGCTCGGCCCGATCGCCGTGCTGTACGCGATCATGGACGCGGTCGTCGATCAGTACGCCCCGGTCGTGGCCGGGCTCGAGACCGACATCGACCAGATCGAGGCTCAGGTGTTCGAAGGAGACCCGAAGGTCTCTCGTCGAATCTACGAACTCTCACAGGAAGTGCTCGACTTTCAGCGCGCCACGCTTCCTCTCAGCGCGATGCTCGAAGCACTGCGCAGCCAGTTCGACCAAGTCGAAGGCACGCTCGAACTCAAGCGGGCGTTCCGTGACGTCGCCGACCATGTTTCGGTCGTGAACGACAAGGTCGATGGCTTTCGGCAGACTCTGCGCGAGATTCTGACGGTGAACGCGACATTGGTCGCTCAGCGTCAGAACGAAGACATGAAAAAGCTCGCCGAGACGAGCAACCATCAGAACGACGAGGTCAAGAAGATCTCGGCCTGGGCGGCCATCTTCTTCGCACCGACCGTGGTGACGGGCATCTACGGCATGAACTTCGACTTCATGCCAGAACTGCACTTCGTGTGGGGGTATCCGGCGGCGATCGGGTTGATGGCGGCGCTGAGCATCGGGTTGTACATCATGTTCAAACGAAGAGGCTGGTTGTAG